CCGGAATACATCCACATACAATACACGAAGCCTCGATTCTACCGGTGGTCTACGGGCAAATACATGGGCAAAGTGTACAAAGAGGCCCGGGATAACAAGAAGCTGGTGTCCAATCGCTGTCCTAAGTGCAAGGATCTGCTGTGGCACCCGCAAGTAACGTGCGGCAGGTGCAATGTCTACGCTGGTGAAGACTGGGTGGAGATGGGTCAAAAGGGCACCGTGCTGCAATATACCTACCTCGTCTTCCCTATGTGGAACCCGCACATGGGTGAAAGATGGGCTAATCCCTATCCCTTGGCCAGCATCAAGCTAGACAACGGCTGCTACATCTATCACTTTCTCGAGGAGCAAGACACGGAGAAGCTGCCAAAGGTGAAGCGGGTCCAGGCCGTCTGGAAAGAGGAGGGGCGTGGTCGCGGGTTGGGTGATATCCTCTATTTCAGGACCATCGAGGAATAGGAGGGCAAGCAATGTTCCAGGAAAAGATATGGCAGGTAGAAGGAACCGATGCCTTTATTGTCGAAGGGAAAATGGATATCCCTAACAGCTATTCTGCCGGTGCTGTAGGCAGCCGGTTTCTGGTTGAGCTGAGGGACAACAAAAAAATTTTGGGAATCCAATGCCCTGATTGCAACCGCGTCTACGTTCCACCCAAGTCCACGTGCAAGGACTGCTTTGGCCAGCTTTCTGAGTGGGTTCAGGTGAGTGACAAGGGCACCCTGCTGACGTATACCGTCGATTGCCACTCGAATAACGTGCAGCCAGTGGAGCCGCCCATCATATACGGCATAATTCAACTGGATGGGGCCGATACCGGCCTGGTGCACATGCTTGGCGAGGTAGACCTGGAACAGGTGAAGATCGGCATGAGGCTTCAGGCGGTATTCAAGGAAAAGCGGGAGGCCAGTGTCCTGGATATCAAATACTTCAAACCCCTAGCCTAGAGTCGGGACAAGGGGGTTGGTGGTGAAAGCGCTGGTAGTGGGTGGCACGGGTGCTACCGGTGTCCCCATTATATCCGGGCTGCTGAAGAGGGGTTATGAGGTAGCCATACTCCATCGGGGCGTACACGAGGCCGATCTCCCCCCAGAGGTAGAGCACATCCATGCCGATCCCCACTGGCGTGAAAGCATACGGCAGGCCCTGGAAGGAAAGAGCTTCGACCTGGCCCTGGTGGTGTACGGAAGGCTGCGATTGCTGGCCGAGGCGCTCATAGGCAAGACCCCTCGCCTCATTTCGGTTGGAGGGGCGCTGGCGACATACAAGGGGTGGATGAGGGTTACTGAGTCTAACCCCTGGGAGAAGATGGAGGAGTCGCCGGTACTGCTCAAGGAAGACGATCCCCTGGCAACAGCCCCCGGAGTAGACCACTTCTCTGGTCAGGTTCGCGAATCGGAGCGGGTGGTCATGCAAGCCCACCACAATGGTCATTACAACGCCACCCATTTCCGGTATCCCATAGTCTATGGCCCCCGCCACATCGGCCCTCCCGAGTGGGCCATCATTCGCCGGGTGCGCGATAAGAGAAAACAGGTCATTCTTCCCGGAGGGGGCATGACGCTCCTCTCACGGGGATTTGCCGACAACATAGCCCAAGGCATAATGCTGGCGGTGGACAATCCCGCGGCTTCGGCTGGCCAGATATATAACGTATCTGATGAAAGAGTGCTTTATAACCGCGAGTGGATAGGCATCCTGGCTCACATAATGAACCACGAATTTGAGTTTGTAGAAATACCCTTCGATCTCCTGCCCCCGGGCTTTCGTGCTGCTCCGACACAAGCCCTGTTCAGATACCATCGGGTGCTGGACATCAGCAAGATAAAAGCACAGCTAGGGTATCACGATGTAGTCCCCGTCCGCCAGGCGCTGGAGCTGACCGTCCAGTGGTATTCCGAGAACCCGCTGCCACCTGGCGGCGAGATGGAGCAGAACCTCGGCGATCC
The DNA window shown above is from Chloroflexota bacterium and carries:
- a CDS encoding Zn-ribbon domain-containing OB-fold protein — its product is MFQEKIWQVEGTDAFIVEGKMDIPNSYSAGAVGSRFLVELRDNKKILGIQCPDCNRVYVPPKSTCKDCFGQLSEWVQVSDKGTLLTYTVDCHSNNVQPVEPPIIYGIIQLDGADTGLVHMLGEVDLEQVKIGMRLQAVFKEKREASVLDIKYFKPLA
- a CDS encoding NAD-dependent epimerase/dehydratase family protein, which codes for MKALVVGGTGATGVPIISGLLKRGYEVAILHRGVHEADLPPEVEHIHADPHWRESIRQALEGKSFDLALVVYGRLRLLAEALIGKTPRLISVGGALATYKGWMRVTESNPWEKMEESPVLLKEDDPLATAPGVDHFSGQVRESERVVMQAHHNGHYNATHFRYPIVYGPRHIGPPEWAIIRRVRDKRKQVILPGGGMTLLSRGFADNIAQGIMLAVDNPAASAGQIYNVSDERVLYNREWIGILAHIMNHEFEFVEIPFDLLPPGFRAAPTQALFRYHRVLDISKIKAQLGYHDVVPVRQALELTVQWYSENPLPPGGEMEQNLGDPFDYAYEDQLIQIYKAGREQLQQELRKASGAKVIWRHPYPHPKKRGDLR